One Silene latifolia isolate original U9 population chromosome 4, ASM4854445v1, whole genome shotgun sequence DNA segment encodes these proteins:
- the LOC141651550 gene encoding uncharacterized protein LOC141651550 — protein sequence MTPKTTPVTSTISQVKPNVRNQTLLARVVRKWYRPDYVIPNQHATIEMLLLDIEKNIIQATVRKLIVDRFDPRIVKVLQSPNSPIPRFGFSFQEFGDIIANDSLDKHFIDVVGQFVGVGELKKTTGGHPIKTVKLENIEKEQITWSLWGKYITEIDEFRKTQTASSAPTFMVMQCAQRIIFQGVGIQTSRYAAKIYINPDILEVDALRRKLNEGNDPVSSRITKITDEHTDILSTDNILSIKEIKYCKRAGDYVTLASIDDLESSIGWYYDSCKLCRTKVELRQDNLWHCKKKKCDGFTKGLKIFGIRRKAFWVPKQVLQFGMGDALDCLVEKIQRPKGIYGCFRN from the exons ATGACTCCAAAGACCACCCCTGTGACATCCACCATCAGTCAAGTAAAGCCAAATGTGAGAAACCAAACTTTGCTAGCTAGAGTTGTCCGAAAATGGTATCGGCCTGATTATGTTATCCCGAACCAACATGCAACTATTGAAATGCTATTATTGGACATTGAG AAAAATATCATTCAAGCAACGGTGCGAAAACTAATAGTTGACCGATTTGACCCAAGAATAGTGAAAG TTTTACAATCACCGAACTCTCCAATCCCTAGGTTTGGATTTTCATTCCAGGAATTCGGTGATATAATTGCCAATGACTCTCTAGATAAGCATTTCATAG ATGTTGTTGGTCAGTTTGTTGGAGTTGGAGAACTCAAGAAAACTACAGGGGGTCATCCAATTAAGACAGTCAAACTTGAGAATATTGA GAAGGAACAAATAACATGGTCACTCTGGGGGAAATATATTACTGAAATAGATGAGTTCAGGAAAACTCAAACTGCATCAAGTGCCCCAACATTCATGGTCATGCAGTGTGCGCAACGGATTATTTTCCAAG GAGTGGGCATTCAAACCTCAAGATATGCAGCTAAGATTTATATAAACCCAGACATCCTCGAAGTCGATGCTCTCAGAAGAAA GTTGAATGAGGGTAATGACCCAGTGTCATCCCGCATAACTAAGATCACTGATGAGCATACCGACATTCTTTCCACTGATAATATACTTAGCATCAAGGAAATCAAGTATTGCAAAAGG GCTGGTGATTATGTGACACTTGCAAGCATTGATGACTTAGAATCGAGCATTGGATGGTACTATGATTCATGCAAGTTATGCAGAACGAAGGTTGAACTCCGTCAGGATAACCTTTGGCATTGCAAAAAGAAGAAATGTGATGGTTTTACAAAAGGGTTGAAAAtatttgggatccg GCGAAAGGCTTTTTGGGTTCCCAAACAGGTGCTGCAGTTTGGAATGGGTGATGCACTAGATTGTCTCGTTGAAAAGATCCAGCGTCCGAAAGGGATTTATGGTTGCTTCAGGAATTAA